The DNA sequence CTATGACTCCGCGAGTTGAAAGCCATAATAAACTTGGCACGGCGGTACATATGAAACAATCGAAGGATACCCTGCTTAGTGTGCCATCCAAATTCGAAAAACCAATAGCGATTTGACAATGGATATATCACCCAATAAGAAGCAACGTGGGAAGCTCGGTGAGTAATCTTTGAATTCTGATGTTGATGAAATACAAGCCTTTCAACAGAAGATAATGAACTGGTGGAGAAGAAACGCACGCGACCTACCATGGAGAAGGGACAATAGCCCGTATGCCGTGCTTGTTTCTGAAATAATGCTTCAGCAGACGCAGGTTAATCGGGTGGTCCCAAAATTCAAGCAATTCATGGAGACATTCCCCACAATTGATGATCTTGCCAATGCAGGGATAAAGGAAGTAATGCAAATCTGGAGTGGGCTTGGATATAACCGAAGAGCGGTATGGTTGAGAGACGCAGCAAAGAAGATAGTTGAGAAAGGGTCGTTCCCTCGGACTATCGAGGAGCTAACCAATCTGAAGGGCATTGGACCGTACACCTCGCGCTCAATTCTTATCTTTGCATTCAACAGGGATATTTCCACAGTTGATACAAACATTAGGCGGGTTCTCATTTCAGCAGGATTTGCTACGAAGGAGACTTCCAAAAAAGAATTGCAAAAAATTGCGGACAGAATCCTCTTGAAAGGAAGGTCTCGTGATTGGCATAATGCGCTTATGGATTATGGCTCGGAAGTCCTCACCTCCAGTTCAACAGGGATATCGCCCCGCACAAAGCAAACAAGATTCGAAGGATCTACTAGACAGCTCAGAGGGGAAATCATCAAGGTTTTGACATTTTCTGAACCACTTGAACTACAAGAGCTGATTTCCCAGACTGAGATGGTAACACCAAATCAGAAACAAATCAGTACAGTGCTTCGAGAGTTGGAGAAAGAACAACTAGTGGAACAAACAGATACAGGAAAATACCGTCTTCCAAGATAATCAACCCTGGTCATTTGGTATTTTGAATCTACAGAGAGTTCTTAGTGTATTCTATTAATCACCAAAATAACCGCGTTCTGAAGCCTCATCGAGTAGCTCTTGAGTCAGCTTCCAGAGATGCTCCGATCCCAGCCGAATTTTCTTTTTCTTCTCCAGAACATCAGCCTTGTGGAGATTGTGCTTTTTCCAAGATGCCCCTTCATTGCCGTATGCCATCAAGATTGGTTGAAGTGAATCAACAGCCTTGGCAAATTTCGCTTCAGGTGTTGACATCGATTCAAATTCTTCCCAAATTTCCAAGAGAGATTGTCCCTGTTCGGG is a window from the Candidatus Lokiarchaeota archaeon genome containing:
- a CDS encoding Fe-S cluster assembly protein HesB; the encoded protein is MNSDVDEIQAFQQKIMNWWRRNARDLPWRRDNSPYAVLVSEIMLQQTQVNRVVPKFKQFMETFPTIDDLANAGIKEVMQIWSGLGYNRRAVWLRDAAKKIVEKGSFPRTIEELTNLKGIGPYTSRSILIFAFNRDISTVDTNIRRVLISAGFATKETSKKELQKIADRILLKGRSRDWHNALMDYGSEVLTSSSTGISPRTKQTRFEGSTRQLRGEIIKVLTFSEPLELQELISQTEMVTPNQKQISTVLRELEKEQLVEQTDTGKYRLPR